Genomic DNA from Fodinicurvata sp. EGI_FJ10296:
CCGCTGATCTCCGATCCGGGATACAAACTGGTCCGGGAAGCGCAGTCCATGGGCATTTTCGTGACATCGCTGCCTGGAGCCAGCGCCGCGACCGCCGGGCTGATCGTATCCGGCTTGCCGAGCGACCGGTTCATGTTCGCCGGATTCCCGCCGCCCAAAGCGGCATCCCGCGATCGCTATCTGGCCGATCTGGCCGCGATCGACACGACCCTTATCTTTTACGAGTCCGCCCGCCGGCTTCCGGCCTGTCTCGCCGGCATGGCGGCCGCGTTCGGCGCGCGCGACGCTGCGGTCGTGCGTGAATTGACCAAGCGGTTCGAGGAAGTCCGGCGCGGGCCGCTGACCGATCTGGCAGCGCATTACCGCGACGAGGGGCCGCCCAGGGGCGAAATCGTCGTCGTGGTCGGGCCGCCGAGTCCCGAAAGTCTGCAGGCGGAAAAGCCCACTGCCGAAGAAGCCCTGACGGCGGCCTTCGCGACCGGTGCCTCGCTTCGCGACGCCGTCGACCGCGCTACGTCCGTCACTGGCCTTCCACGGCGGACAGTTTATGCGTCGGCTCTTGCCATGAAGCGCACCGACACCGACGGCGTTGCATGAAGCAGGGCGCGAGCGCGGCGGGAAGGGCCCGGCAAGGTGCCGAAAGGCGCGGACGTCTTGCGGAGTCCCTGGCGGCCCTGTGGCTGCGGGCAAAGGGGTACC
This window encodes:
- the rsmI gene encoding 16S rRNA (cytidine(1402)-2'-O)-methyltransferase, whose product is MPDTSEPSQSDDAARELPESAPEKIPETTGDGLASIVPQLKVKPLDAGLYLTAMPIGNAEDITLRALRVLSTAAVIVCEDTRHSGHLLTRYGIDTPRIPYHEHNALRMRPQILRRMAEGQAVALISDAGTPLISDPGYKLVREAQSMGIFVTSLPGASAATAGLIVSGLPSDRFMFAGFPPPKAASRDRYLADLAAIDTTLIFYESARRLPACLAGMAAAFGARDAAVVRELTKRFEEVRRGPLTDLAAHYRDEGPPRGEIVVVVGPPSPESLQAEKPTAEEALTAAFATGASLRDAVDRATSVTGLPRRTVYASALAMKRTDTDGVA